The Hyphomicrobiales bacterium nucleotide sequence GGTGGATGGCGCTCGTCACCGGTTTCGCGCTGGTCATCTGGATGGATATCGCGGCCTTCCTGTTCTTCGGCCTGATGGGTTTCAACGGCTTCGGTCCCGATTTCCTCGACCGGCTCTTCACGACACCGACCGGGATCGCATTCGTCCTTCTCGGCAACGTCTCCGGTGCGCTCATCGCGATGGCGGTCTTTTCGATCTCCGCCGTCTCCTTTCCGATGCTCTACGACCGAGATGTCGATTTCGTCACCGCGATGGTGACCAGTGTGCGCCTCGTCGTCGCCAATCCCATCCCCATGATCGCCTGGTGCGTCCTGATCGCGATCCTCATGTTGCTTTCGATTCTTTCCGTTTTCGTCGGTCTGTTCATGACGCTGCCGCTGGTCGGGCACGCCACCTGGCATCTCTACCGGCGCGCCGTGGAGCCGGCAGCCGCCCCGACAACGGGGCAAGCCGTCGCCTGACGACGCCATCACACGGGAGCGCTCACGCCCGTCGACCGCTCAGGCCGCCGCGTCCCGCTTCTGTCCATCGCCCCGCGCCAGACCGCCGCCGAAGCTCTCGCGTAGGGCAAGGAACACGAACCGCGGCGCATAGACGAGGTAGCGGCGCCAGAGTCGCCGGGGTTCCGACGCCAGGCGGAACGCCCACTCGAGGCCGGCATCGCGCATCCAGCGCGGCGCCCGCTTGACCCGCCCGGTATGGAAGTCGAAGGCGGCGCCGACGCCGATGAGCACGGCGCCCGGGATGCGCTCGACGTGCTCGGCGATCCAGAGTTCCTGCTTGGGGCAGCCGAGGCCGACCCAGACGATGCCTGCGCCCGAGCTTTCGATGCGGGCGACGACAGCGTCCTTTTCCGCCTCGCTGAGGGCGCGGAACGGTGGGCATTCCGTGCCCGCGACCTGCAACCCCGGAAAGCGGGTCTGGAGACCGCGCGCGAGGTTCTCCGCGACACCCGGCGCGCCGCCGTAGAAGTAGTGCGACACCCCGTCGCGGATCGATTGCGCGCAGACCGCCGGCATCAGCTCGGGACCGCAAACCTGGCGGATGCGGCGGTTGCCCCTGAGACGTCCGACCCAAGAGAGCGGCTTACCGTCCGGTGTCACCATGTCGGCCCCAACGAGCGCGGCGAGGTGGTCCGGATCCTCTTGCGCGCGCGTCACGTTGTAGACGTCGCAGACGCACACGTAACGCGCCTCCCGCCGCTTCGCCCACCCGAGGATCGTCGCGACGGCGAGCCCCATGTCGATGGCGCTGACCGGAACGCCGAGGATCGCGATGCGTTCGTGATTGGCCGTGTCGGTCCGGGCTGGTCTGCTCATGGCATGCTCCGCTTTTTCCTGCCTAGCCCGGAACTTGCAAGACCGGCGCCAACCCTGCGGGCGGCTTGCTCGGAGCGTGCTGGCAGCTTCCCGGCTTGTCGATGGCATGAGCATTGCAGGTTCCGCGCCGAAGCCGGCCGCATCCCGGCGGGTCACCGGGATCGACCGCCGGTCGACCCGAGCGCGATGACCTGCCGGTGCATCGGCGAATTTCCAACCGTTCCAGCAAGGAGTGGTCATGACAGAGCGTTCACGTCCAACCGTCTACCCGGTGGTGCTCTCGGGGGGCTCCGGCACCAGGCTGTGGCCGCTGTCCCGCCAGATGTACCCCAAGCAGTTCCTGCGCCTCGCCGAGGACCAGGAACTCACCTTCCTGCAGGCGAGTTGCCGTCGTCTCGCCGATCCGGCGCGCTATCGTCCGGTCACCGTCGTCGGCAATGTCGATCACCGCTTCCTCGTCAGCGAGCAATTGGCCGAGGCGTCTCTCGTCGCCCGCCGCATCCTCCTCGAGCCGGTCGCCCGCAACACCGGCCCCGCAATTGCCGCCGCGGCCCTCGAGATCGGCGCGAACGACCCGGATGCCGTGCTGGTTGTGATGCCGTCCGACCACGTGATCGCCGACGAGGTGGCCTTTGCCGGTGCCGTCGATCGTGCGGTGGCGTCAGCCAGGACCGGCCGCATCGTGCTTTTCGGCATCCGTCCCGAGCGGCCGGAGACGGGCTACGGCTACATCGAGGCCGGCATGGCGCTGGCGGGCGAGGAGACCGGTCTGCCGAGGACCTACGCCGCCTACGCGCCCTACGACGTCGTGAGCTTCCGCGAGAAGCCCGACGCCGAGACGGCGCGGCGCTTCGTCTCGGAAGGACGCTTCTTCTGGAACAGCGGGATTTTCGTCTTCCGCGCCTCCGACTTCCTCGCCGAGCTGATGCTGCACGCCCCAGAGGTTGTCGAGGCCGCACGTCGTGCCCTCGAAGCCGCGCGACAGGAAGAGAAATATCTGCACCTCGACCCGGTTGCATTCGCCTCCGCGCCGTCGATATCGGTCGACTATTGCCTCCTCGAGCACACGCTCGGCACGGTCGTGATTCCGGTCGATGTCGGCTGGAGCGATGTCGGCGCCTGGTCGGCGGTCTGGGACATCGGCCGCCGCGACGACCATGGCAATGTCGTCAACGGCACCGCATTCCTCGAGGATGCCGAGAATTGCTACGTCCACAGCGAGACGGCCATCGTCGCGGCGGTCGGCGTGCGTGACCTCGTCATCGTCGACACGCCCGACGCCATTCTCGTCACCGACCGCAGCCGTTCGCAGGATGTGAGCCGCATCGTCAAGCGCATCGCCAGTTCCAACCGGCGCGAGCACGAGCAGCATCTGAAGGCCCACCGCCCGTGGGGTTTTTTCCAGCAGATTTCGAACGGTGGCCGCTTTCAGGTCAAATTGCTCCACGTCAATCCCGGTGGCCGCCTCTCCATGCAGATGCACCACCACCGCTCCGAGCATTGGGTCGTCGTCAAGGGCACGGCGCGTGTGACCTGCGGCGATTCCGTCCGCCTCGTTCGCGAGAACGAGTCCGTCTACATCAACGCCACCGAATGGCACCGCCTCGAGAACCCCGGCAAGGTTCCCCTCGAGTTGATCGAGGTCCAGATCGGGAGCTACCTCGGTGAGGACGATATCATCCGCGGCGACGACGTCTACAACCGGACACCGGAAGAGACGAAATAGCACGGCCGCGCATCCGTTCGCCGCGCCATCGGGGATGCCCCGTCGCGGCGTTGCTCCGTTCGAGTAGAGTAAAGGGGCTGAAATGTCGATCAGTGAATACGGCTCCTCGAGATCCGAGGGAATTGTCGTCCACCCGCGCGGCGGCCACCCGGTAGGCCGAAAGGGAGACGGGGCGACTCAACGTCGCGCCCCGGTCCTCTCCGAGCGCGTCCTGATGGACATGGCGGTCGTGGTCGAACTGGCGCTGGTCGTTCTGGCTGGACTCCTCGCGCGCCAGATCTACATCGTCGGTCATCTCGAGCTTGCAACACCACTCTTCGACTATCTACCTCCTCTCGTTGCTGTCGTGCCGCTGATGTACTGGGTGTTCCGAGAGTACCGGCTGTTTCCGCCGACCAGCGGTGAGGCGCTCACCCGTTCTGTCGCCGCCATTGCCGGGGCCTTGATCCTGACATTCGCCCTCCTGGTCGTCGCGGGTTACCTGGTTGGTATCGTCGATTATTACTCCCGGGCCTGGGCCGTGCTCTGGCTCGTCCTCTCGATCGTCGCCGTGTCCGTGTCCCGGGCCCTGCTCTGTCAGGTCATCTCAATGCTCGCCGAGGAAGGTCACATGGCCCGCCGCGTCGCCGTGATCGGTGCGGGCGACCGGCTGGGCGGTGTGGAACGCCAACTCCTCGAGGGGGGCCGTCCGGCGCGTCAGAACGTCGTGGCCCGCTGTGATCTCGACGCCGATGGCGCATCGCAAGCGGACGTCGTCGGGGAACTTATTGCCTTCGGTCAGCGCGAACGCATGGATCGGATCGTCGTTGCGACCGACGGCCTTGCGCGCGAGCGGATCACCGAGGTGGTGGATCGGCTCTCGGTTCTGCCGGTCGAGATCGTGCTGGCCTCCGGCAACATCGCGCCGGGCATGCCGGTTCGCGCGGCGACCCAGAACGGTGATTTGACGCTCCTCGAGGTCCAGCGCCGGCCGCTGGCCGATCACGGTGTCTGGCTGAAGGCGCTCGAGGATTATGTTCTCGGTGCGCTCGCGTGCCTCGTCTTCGCACCGGTCATGGCCCTATGCGCACTTGCCATCCGCCTTGAAAGCCCCGGCCCGATCTTCTTCAAGCAGCGGCGGCACGGCTACAACCACGCCCTCATCACGGTCTGGAAGTTCCGCACCATGCGCGTCATGGAGGATGGCCCGGTGATCCGCCAGGCCAGCAAGGACGACGACCGCGTCACCCGCGTCGGGCGCTTCCTGCGGCGCACGAGCCTCGATGAATTGCCCCAGCTCATCAACGTCATGCGCGGCGAGATGTCGCTTGTCGGCCCGCGCCCCCACGCCATCGCCCACAACGAACTCTACAGCCGCATGCTGCGCCGCTATGCGAACCGCCACAGGGTGAAACCGGGCATCACCGGATTGGCCCAGATCAACGGCTTTCGCGGGCCGACCGACGATCCCGAGCTGATGAGGATGCGCGTCCTCTACGATCTCGAATACATCGACAATTGGTCGATCTGGCTCGACCTGCGCATCCTGATCGCGACGCCCTTCGTCGGTTTCGTCAACCGCAACGCCTTCTGAAGCGTGGGACGTCGCACCTGGCGGGCGCGCCCGTCCCTGCGCCGGCTCACGATGGCCGGTGTGTTCTGCTAGTCTCGGGCGGGACCGGTTGATCAGCCCGAGCCGAAATGACCTACGCCATCTGCCGCAATTGCCTCGCCCACCCCGAGCCGGACGACGCCGCCTGCTTCGAATGCGGCAGCCCGCGCCTGTTGCGTCATCCCGAGGCCGAACGGCTGCACATCGCCCACCTCGACTGCGACGCCTTCTATGCGTCCATCGAAAAGCGTGACGACCCTGGCCTCGCGGACAAGCCGCTCCTCGTCGGCCATCCCGGCGGGCGGGGCGTGGTGACCACCGCCTGCTATATCGCCCGCCGCTTCGGCCCGCGCTCGGCCATGCCGATGTTCAAGGCCCTCCAGCTCTGTCCCGATGCCGTCGTCGTGCGCCCCGACATGGCCAAGTACAAGGCCGTGAGCGCGGCGATCCGCGAGCTGATGCACGACTGCACCGACGTCGTCGAGCCGGTCTCCCTCGACGAGGCCTACCTCGACCTCTCGCCAGCGAACCGCAAGGCGCCCGCTCCCGCCGTCGAGCTTCTCGTCGCGCTCGCCCGCCGTATCGAGGGTGAAATCGGCATCACCGTCTCGATCGGTCTCAGCTACAACAAGTTCCTCGCCAAGCTCGCGTCCGATCTCGAGAAGCCTCGTGGGTTTTCCATCCTCGGACGCGCCGAGGCGCGCGGGTTCCTTGCCGCCCTGCCGGTCGGGCGCATCCACGGCGTCGGCGCAGCGACCGAGCGCCGCATGGCTCGCCTCGGACTGACGACCATTGCCGAGCTCCAGGCGCTGCCGGAGGCAGAGCTCGTTGCCCGTTTCGGCAAATTCGGCCGGCGCCTCGCGGGCTTCGTGAACGGCGAGGACGATCGCCCGGTGACGCCCTCGCGCCCCGCCAAGAGCATCTCCGTCGAGACCACGTTCGCCAGCGACCTCCGGGCCCCGGCCCGTCTTGAGGCGGAACTCGCCCCCCTTGCCAATCGCGTTGCCGAGCGCCTCGCGCGCTCTGGGCTGGCTGGTCGTACCATAGTCCTCAAATTGAAGACGGCCGATTTCCGCATTCTGACCCGCAACCGTCAGCTCGCCCGCCCGACGCAGCGCTCCGAGGTGATTCTCGCAGCGGCCGGCGAACTGCTGGCACGCGAGGCGGACGGCCGCGCCTTCCGCCTCCTTGGCGTCGGCCTCACCGACCTCGAGGATGCCGCCGCCGCCGACCCGCCGGATCTCTTCTCCGCGATCGGGCCGGTCGACCTGTCTTGAGGTCCCCTCCCGAGGGTTCGCCCAGCGCGAGCATCGGGCCGCTCCCGGATTTTCACCCCTCGCCGTCTTCGGCTCGCGGCACTTGCCGGCGCTTTCGCTCGATGAGCACACCGAGCGCAAGGAAGATCGCCGCGACCGATGCCCACACCCAGATGCTCGGGCGCTCGCCGAACAGCAGATAGCCCCACGCGAATCCGGCGAGGATCGTGAAATAGCTCGCAAAGGAGACGAATATGCCGCCGCGCGAGCGCACCACGTGAAAGAAGAGATAGACCCCTCCGATCATGACGAGCGCAAGCCCAGCCAACGCCAGGAGTACTTGCGGCGCTGCCGCCGTGAGCGTCGTGAAGTCGCCGAAGGCGAGCGCGAACGGAAGGATGAGCAACGTCGCCACGATCACCTCGCCCGTCGAGGCCTGGAGCACGTCGATACGGTCCGGCCAGGCGTGTGCCACATAGAGATTGTCGATGGCGTAAAAGAGCGGGATGGCAACGGCCACAGCCGCCCAGCTGGCCATCTCCGGCGTTGGCAACGCGGCCTCCGGAACGAGGATCAGCAGCGTCGCGGCCGCCCCCAGCAGAACCGCCGCTCCGGTCCGGCCGGTCACCGGCTCGAGGCCGAGCAGTGCCGCACCCGCCACGGTCAGGAGTGGTGTCGTCGAGGTGACGAGGGTGAGGAGGCCGGCATCGACATGGTCGGCGACCAGGAAGAAAATCACGAGCGGTCCGAGATAGCCGAGCGACCCACTGGTGAGGAAGAAGCGCACCGTGCGCGGTGTGAAAGGCACGGTCCGGCCGGCGGCCACGGTGATCGCAATGAAGCCGACCGCGATTGCCGCGAGCGTCACGGTGAGGGCGGCCAGTTCGTTCAATCCTGCCTCGACGGCGGTCTTGACGAGCGCCGCCTCGAGCCCCCAGCCGAGTCCGAGCGCAACGAGCGCCAGGCCGTCCCCGATCCCGATCGGCCTAGCACTGCGAAGGGCGCCGGTTGACCCCTCGGGCCGCTGCTCCACTTCCACCATCACGATCGGACCGGTTGGCGCCGACGGATCGCCTGAAGCGCCACCATGTCGAGCACCAGCGTCGCCGCCGCGAGTGCCGTGATCTCGGCGTGGTCGAAGGGCGGCGAGACCTCCACGAGGTCCATGCCGACGATGTCGAGGCCGGTAAGTCCTGCCAAGAGCTTGCGGGCCTGGTGCGTCGTCAGCCCGCCGCAGACCGGCGTTCCGGTGCCGGGCGCATGCGCCGGGTCGAGGCAATCGATGTCGAAGCTGAGGTAGGCCGGGCCGCCAGCGACCACGGCTCGGATTTCGGCGATGGTCTCGGCGAGGGGACGCTCGTGGACGCGATCGGCATCGATCACCGTGAGGCCATGCGTCTCGGGGTTGCCCGAGCGGATGCCGACCTGCACCGAGCGCGCGGCATCGATCAATCCCTCCTCGACCGCGTGAAAGAACATGGTGCCGTGGTCGATCCGTTTGCTCTCCTCCCGCCACGTGTCGGAATGGGCATCGAACTGGATGAGCGACAGCGGTCCGTGTCGTTCGGTGTGCGCCTTCAAGAGACCGTAGGTGACGAAATGATCGCCGCCGAGCGAGATGAGCGTCGTGTCCGCCGCGATCAGCGCCGCCGCATGGGCGCGGATTTGCTCGCCGATCGTGTCGGGTCGCCCGAACTCGACCGCGAGATCGCCGGCATCGACCACCTCGAGTTGCTCGAACGGATCGAACGACCACGGCCACATGCCCCCGGGCCAGGCGAGGTGCGCGCTGGCGGCGCGGATGGCCCGTGGCCCGAGCCGCGTGCCTGGCCGGTTGGTGACGGCGAGATCGTAGGGAATGCCGGTGAAGGCGACGTCCGCGCCCCCCGGCTCGGTGCGATAGGGCCTGCGGAACATGCTGAGCACGCCCGAGAAGGTGTTCTCCGCCCCGATGCCTCGCGCGCTGGCGCCCCGCACGGCACGGTCGACCAGGAACTCCTCGTCCATCGCTCGCCTCCGATCCACACGGTCCGTCGTCGCCCCGGAGCCGCCCTTTGCGCGACGCCCGATCCTGTCGAACCGCCATTCGAATGAACTAACGCTGCCGCCCGGCGTTGTCGAGCGCCAGCAGTGAACGCCCCGAAGTGCCACATGCGCGCAGTTGTTCCGATGGGCTTCGCCGCCGGATCTGGCAGGTCCGGCGATCATCGCCGCGCGCGGGTTGTCAGGTTCGGGTGCTTATCATACAATCATTCGACAATGAGCTGAACGATCCGAAGTGAACAGTGCAGGGAGCCGACCATGAAGCCGCAGCCGCTGGGGCGCACCCCGATCGCA carries:
- a CDS encoding DUF2189 domain-containing protein, with amino-acid sequence MHRAPVAGPLPARSCLVTMAARSGVSGQGTVAKSDWPGVRKITVSDLVEVIGAGLADFRRAPVYGLALGGLFAAAGWLILALLVRYELPYLAYPLAMGFALVAPFAAVGFYAVSEHLERDRSLSWSSVLGSVWSAAARDLRWMALVTGFALVIWMDIAAFLFFGLMGFNGFGPDFLDRLFTTPTGIAFVLLGNVSGALIAMAVFSISAVSFPMLYDRDVDFVTAMVTSVRLVVANPIPMIAWCVLIAILMLLSILSVFVGLFMTLPLVGHATWHLYRRAVEPAAAPTTGQAVA
- a CDS encoding WecB/TagA/CpsF family glycosyltransferase — encoded protein: MSRPARTDTANHERIAILGVPVSAIDMGLAVATILGWAKRREARYVCVCDVYNVTRAQEDPDHLAALVGADMVTPDGKPLSWVGRLRGNRRIRQVCGPELMPAVCAQSIRDGVSHYFYGGAPGVAENLARGLQTRFPGLQVAGTECPPFRALSEAEKDAVVARIESSGAGIVWVGLGCPKQELWIAEHVERIPGAVLIGVGAAFDFHTGRVKRAPRWMRDAGLEWAFRLASEPRRLWRRYLVYAPRFVFLALRESFGGGLARGDGQKRDAAA
- a CDS encoding mannose-1-phosphate guanylyltransferase/mannose-6-phosphate isomerase, whose product is MTERSRPTVYPVVLSGGSGTRLWPLSRQMYPKQFLRLAEDQELTFLQASCRRLADPARYRPVTVVGNVDHRFLVSEQLAEASLVARRILLEPVARNTGPAIAAAALEIGANDPDAVLVVMPSDHVIADEVAFAGAVDRAVASARTGRIVLFGIRPERPETGYGYIEAGMALAGEETGLPRTYAAYAPYDVVSFREKPDAETARRFVSEGRFFWNSGIFVFRASDFLAELMLHAPEVVEAARRALEAARQEEKYLHLDPVAFASAPSISVDYCLLEHTLGTVVIPVDVGWSDVGAWSAVWDIGRRDDHGNVVNGTAFLEDAENCYVHSETAIVAAVGVRDLVIVDTPDAILVTDRSRSQDVSRIVKRIASSNRREHEQHLKAHRPWGFFQQISNGGRFQVKLLHVNPGGRLSMQMHHHRSEHWVVVKGTARVTCGDSVRLVRENESVYINATEWHRLENPGKVPLELIEVQIGSYLGEDDIIRGDDVYNRTPEETK
- a CDS encoding undecaprenyl-phosphate glucose phosphotransferase, whose amino-acid sequence is MSISEYGSSRSEGIVVHPRGGHPVGRKGDGATQRRAPVLSERVLMDMAVVVELALVVLAGLLARQIYIVGHLELATPLFDYLPPLVAVVPLMYWVFREYRLFPPTSGEALTRSVAAIAGALILTFALLVVAGYLVGIVDYYSRAWAVLWLVLSIVAVSVSRALLCQVISMLAEEGHMARRVAVIGAGDRLGGVERQLLEGGRPARQNVVARCDLDADGASQADVVGELIAFGQRERMDRIVVATDGLARERITEVVDRLSVLPVEIVLASGNIAPGMPVRAATQNGDLTLLEVQRRPLADHGVWLKALEDYVLGALACLVFAPVMALCALAIRLESPGPIFFKQRRHGYNHALITVWKFRTMRVMEDGPVIRQASKDDDRVTRVGRFLRRTSLDELPQLINVMRGEMSLVGPRPHAIAHNELYSRMLRRYANRHRVKPGITGLAQINGFRGPTDDPELMRMRVLYDLEYIDNWSIWLDLRILIATPFVGFVNRNAF
- a CDS encoding DNA polymerase IV, with product MTYAICRNCLAHPEPDDAACFECGSPRLLRHPEAERLHIAHLDCDAFYASIEKRDDPGLADKPLLVGHPGGRGVVTTACYIARRFGPRSAMPMFKALQLCPDAVVVRPDMAKYKAVSAAIRELMHDCTDVVEPVSLDEAYLDLSPANRKAPAPAVELLVALARRIEGEIGITVSIGLSYNKFLAKLASDLEKPRGFSILGRAEARGFLAALPVGRIHGVGAATERRMARLGLTTIAELQALPEAELVARFGKFGRRLAGFVNGEDDRPVTPSRPAKSISVETTFASDLRAPARLEAELAPLANRVAERLARSGLAGRTIVLKLKTADFRILTRNRQLARPTQRSEVILAAAGELLAREADGRAFRLLGVGLTDLEDAAAADPPDLFSAIGPVDLS
- the speB gene encoding agmatinase, whose product is MDEEFLVDRAVRGASARGIGAENTFSGVLSMFRRPYRTEPGGADVAFTGIPYDLAVTNRPGTRLGPRAIRAASAHLAWPGGMWPWSFDPFEQLEVVDAGDLAVEFGRPDTIGEQIRAHAAALIAADTTLISLGGDHFVTYGLLKAHTERHGPLSLIQFDAHSDTWREESKRIDHGTMFFHAVEEGLIDAARSVQVGIRSGNPETHGLTVIDADRVHERPLAETIAEIRAVVAGGPAYLSFDIDCLDPAHAPGTGTPVCGGLTTHQARKLLAGLTGLDIVGMDLVEVSPPFDHAEITALAAATLVLDMVALQAIRRRQPVRS